One segment of Sinorhizobium sp. BG8 DNA contains the following:
- the rplK gene encoding 50S ribosomal protein L11, with amino-acid sequence MAKKVAGQLKLQVKAGSANPSPPIGPALGQRGINIMEFCKAFNAATQEMEKGMPIPVVITYYQDKSFTFVMKQPPVSYFLKKEAKIQSGSKLPGKTKAGSITKAQVKTIAEAKMKDLNAADIEGAMAMIEGSARAMGLEVVG; translated from the coding sequence ATGGCTAAGAAAGTTGCAGGCCAGCTCAAGCTGCAGGTCAAGGCAGGATCGGCAAACCCGTCCCCGCCGATTGGTCCTGCGCTCGGTCAGCGTGGCATTAACATCATGGAATTCTGCAAGGCGTTCAATGCCGCCACGCAGGAAATGGAAAAGGGTATGCCGATCCCGGTCGTCATCACCTACTACCAGGACAAGTCCTTCACCTTCGTCATGAAGCAGCCGCCGGTCAGCTACTTCCTGAAGAAGGAAGCGAAGATCCAGTCCGGTTCGAAGCTGCCTGGCAAGACCAAGGCTGGTTCGATCACCAAGGCTCAGGTCAAGACGATTGCCGAAGCCAAGATGAAGGATCTCAACGCTGCCGATATCGAAGGCGCAATGGCCATGATCGAGGGCTCCGCCCGCGCCATGGGCCTGGAAGTGGTAGGTTAA
- the secE gene encoding preprotein translocase subunit SecE, which yields MASKTNPFTFLQQVRSETAKVTWPSRRETMISTVMVLIMVFFAALFFFAADQLMGWLIGLILNVGT from the coding sequence ATGGCATCGAAGACAAATCCATTTACGTTTCTGCAGCAGGTCCGCTCTGAGACGGCGAAAGTCACTTGGCCGTCGCGACGTGAGACGATGATCTCGACCGTCATGGTTTTGATCATGGTCTTTTTTGCGGCGCTGTTCTTCTTCGCTGCGGACCAACTGATGGGATGGCTGATCGGCCTTATCCTGAACGTCGGCACGTAA
- the rplA gene encoding 50S ribosomal protein L1 — protein sequence MAKLAKRIQKIREGVDPTKVYGLSEAVTMVKERAVAKFDETIEVAMNLGVDPRHADQMVRGVVNLPNGTGRDVRVAVFARGAKADEAKAAGADVIGAEDLVEIVQGGKIDFDRCIATPDMMPLVGRLGKVLGPRGMMPNPKVGTVTMDVAGAVKASKGGAVEFRVEKAGIVHAGIGKASFDVKAIEENIRAFADAVIKAKPAGAKGNYVKRVAISSTMGPGVKIDPSTLSVA from the coding sequence ATGGCGAAGCTTGCAAAGCGTATTCAGAAGATCCGTGAAGGCGTCGACCCGACCAAGGTCTATGGCCTCAGCGAAGCCGTAACGATGGTCAAGGAACGGGCTGTCGCCAAGTTCGACGAGACGATCGAAGTCGCGATGAACCTCGGTGTTGATCCGCGTCACGCTGACCAGATGGTCCGCGGCGTCGTCAACCTGCCGAACGGCACTGGCCGCGACGTTCGCGTTGCCGTCTTCGCACGTGGCGCCAAGGCTGATGAAGCCAAGGCTGCTGGTGCAGACGTCATCGGTGCGGAAGATCTCGTCGAGATCGTTCAGGGCGGCAAGATCGATTTCGATCGCTGCATCGCCACCCCGGACATGATGCCGCTCGTCGGCCGCCTCGGTAAGGTTCTCGGCCCGCGTGGCATGATGCCGAACCCGAAGGTCGGAACCGTGACCATGGACGTTGCCGGTGCCGTCAAGGCTTCCAAGGGCGGCGCCGTTGAGTTCCGCGTCGAGAAGGCCGGTATCGTGCATGCCGGCATTGGCAAGGCCTCGTTCGACGTCAAGGCGATCGAAGAGAACATCCGCGCCTTTGCTGATGCGGTCATCAAGGCGAAGCCGGCTGGTGCGAAGGGCAACTACGTCAAGCGCGTAGCGATCTCCTCGACCATGGGCCCGGGCGTCAAGATCGACCCGTCGACGCTCAGCGTCGCATAA
- a CDS encoding class I SAM-dependent methyltransferase, protein MSDASVKREALQKIRALISKGQKQQAEGIAYLFKVDERHASIDEITFYAKVLMEIGFIQEAERSLKAAIAKANKANFTHQLESLFWQMRTKPDLRRMRSGVALSHALSLPGINSVLDVGSGGEEHALRFAQANKMVHCVDYGTSIYVQNSEALADTERHPNIRKTIGDFMTFKSTEKYDLVWCSHVLEHQVNPNLFLKKCLSHLNDNGWLAVTVPPLKHPIVGGHVTLWNAGILLYQFVLAGNDCSSALIMNYDYNITVMVPKAPVELPTLDYDSGDVDRLSKFFPPDCAENFDGRMYGHAIRNLTRC, encoded by the coding sequence ATGTCAGACGCGAGTGTTAAAAGGGAAGCTCTCCAAAAAATCAGAGCGCTCATCTCGAAGGGGCAAAAGCAGCAAGCTGAAGGAATTGCATACCTATTCAAGGTGGACGAGCGACACGCCAGCATCGACGAGATAACATTCTACGCTAAAGTTCTGATGGAGATTGGGTTCATTCAGGAGGCCGAACGTTCCCTAAAGGCCGCTATCGCTAAAGCCAACAAGGCTAATTTTACACATCAACTTGAATCACTCTTCTGGCAGATGAGAACCAAGCCTGATCTCAGAAGAATGCGGTCTGGGGTGGCGCTTTCCCATGCCCTTTCGCTTCCTGGAATTAACTCAGTTCTCGATGTCGGTTCCGGCGGTGAAGAGCACGCGTTGCGCTTCGCTCAGGCCAACAAGATGGTTCATTGCGTTGACTACGGAACTTCGATCTATGTCCAGAACTCAGAGGCTTTGGCGGATACCGAGCGCCACCCGAACATACGCAAGACCATTGGCGACTTCATGACTTTCAAGTCAACCGAAAAGTACGATCTCGTTTGGTGCAGCCACGTTCTGGAGCACCAGGTGAATCCGAACTTGTTCCTTAAAAAATGCCTGTCTCACCTTAACGACAATGGCTGGCTCGCTGTCACGGTCCCCCCGTTGAAACATCCGATAGTCGGGGGACACGTCACCCTGTGGAACGCAGGAATATTGTTGTATCAGTTCGTTCTCGCCGGTAACGACTGCTCTAGTGCTCTCATAATGAATTATGATTACAACATCACCGTGATGGTGCCAAAGGCGCCAGTCGAGCTCCCTACCCTCGACTACGACTCTGGGGATGTTGATCGGCTTTCAAAGTTCTTCCCGCCCGACTGCGCCGAAAACTTTGACGGCCGCATGTACGGTCATGCGATAAGAAATCTCACACGATGCTAA
- the tuf gene encoding elongation factor Tu: MAKGKFERNKPHVNIGTIGHVDHGKTSLTAAITKYFGEFKAYDQIDAAPEEKARGITISTAHVEYETPNRHYAHVDCPGHADYVKNMITGAAQMDGAILVCSAADGPMPQTREHILLARQVGVPAIVVFLNKVDQVDDAELLELVELEVRELLSSYEFPGDDIPIIKGSALAALEDSDKKIGEDAIRELMAAVDAYIPTPERPIDQPFLMPIEDVFSISGRGTVVTGRVERGIVKVGEEVEIVGIRPTSKTTVTGVEMFRKLLDQGQAGDNIGALVRGVNRDGVERGQILCKPGSVKPHKKFMAEAYILTKEEGGRHTPFFTNYRPQFYFRTTDVTGIVSLPEGTEMVMPGDNVTVAVELIVPIAMEEKLRFAIREGGRTVGAGIVASIVE, encoded by the coding sequence ATGGCAAAAGGTAAGTTTGAGCGCAATAAGCCTCACGTAAACATTGGCACGATTGGCCACGTTGACCATGGCAAGACGTCGCTGACGGCTGCGATCACCAAGTACTTTGGTGAGTTCAAGGCCTATGACCAGATCGACGCAGCGCCGGAAGAAAAGGCACGCGGCATCACCATCTCGACGGCACACGTCGAGTACGAGACGCCGAACCGCCACTATGCGCACGTCGACTGCCCCGGCCACGCCGACTATGTGAAGAACATGATCACCGGTGCTGCCCAGATGGACGGCGCGATCCTGGTTTGCTCGGCTGCTGACGGCCCGATGCCGCAGACGCGCGAGCACATCCTGCTCGCCCGCCAGGTTGGCGTTCCCGCGATCGTCGTGTTCCTGAACAAGGTCGACCAGGTTGACGACGCCGAGCTCCTCGAGCTCGTCGAGCTGGAAGTTCGCGAACTTCTGTCGTCCTACGAATTCCCGGGCGACGACATTCCGATCATCAAGGGCTCGGCACTTGCCGCTCTCGAAGATTCGGACAAGAAGATCGGCGAAGACGCGATCCGCGAGCTGATGGCAGCGGTTGACGCCTACATCCCGACGCCTGAGCGTCCGATCGACCAGCCGTTCCTGATGCCGATCGAAGACGTGTTCTCGATCTCGGGCCGTGGTACGGTTGTGACCGGCCGCGTCGAGCGCGGTATCGTCAAGGTTGGCGAAGAAGTCGAGATTGTCGGCATCCGCCCGACCTCGAAGACGACTGTTACCGGCGTTGAAATGTTCCGCAAGCTGCTCGACCAGGGCCAGGCCGGCGACAACATCGGCGCACTGGTTCGCGGTGTGAACCGTGACGGCGTCGAGCGTGGCCAGATCCTGTGCAAGCCGGGTTCGGTCAAGCCGCACAAGAAGTTCATGGCTGAAGCCTACATCCTGACGAAGGAAGAAGGCGGCCGTCATACGCCGTTCTTCACGAACTACCGTCCGCAGTTCTACTTCCGCACGACGGACGTGACAGGCATCGTTTCGCTTCCGGAAGGCACGGAAATGGTCATGCCGGGCGACAACGTCACCGTTGCCGTCGAGCTGATCGTTCCGATCGCGATGGAAGAAAAGCTGCGCTTCGCGATCCGCGAAGGCGGCCGCACCGTCGGCGCCGGAATCGTCGCCTCCATCGTCGAGTAA
- a CDS encoding DUF1515 family protein codes for MSPPEIDAAMHQQLGSLDAKVDRILADQDQARADRKQQYQKAEMTDRRIDDVDRKLADLDTRLKKMEPITADIGRWKERFIGMRLLIVVVAATFGATLATFGKWIAVKLGLS; via the coding sequence ATGTCCCCACCTGAAATCGATGCCGCCATGCACCAGCAGCTCGGCTCCCTCGACGCGAAGGTCGATCGCATCCTTGCCGACCAAGACCAGGCGAGGGCAGACCGGAAGCAGCAATACCAGAAGGCGGAGATGACCGACCGGCGGATTGACGACGTTGACCGCAAGCTCGCTGATCTAGATACCCGCTTGAAGAAAATGGAACCGATCACCGCGGACATCGGACGGTGGAAGGAACGCTTCATCGGAATGCGGCTTTTGATCGTGGTGGTGGCCGCGACATTCGGCGCAACCCTTGCGACCTTCGGCAAGTGGATTGCCGTCAAGCTCGGGCTGAGCTGA
- the rplJ gene encoding 50S ribosomal protein L10 → MERAEKREFVTELNEVFKASGSVVVARYAGITVAQMNDLRSKMRAAGGTVKVAKNRLAKIALQGTESEGMSDLFQGQTLIAYANDPMIAPKVAMDFAKTNDKLVVLGGAMGATTLDAEAVKSLATLPSLDELRAKLLGLLAAPATRVATVVAAPASQLARVFAAYAKKDEAA, encoded by the coding sequence GTGGAAAGAGCGGAAAAACGCGAATTCGTCACGGAGCTGAACGAAGTCTTCAAGGCTTCCGGTTCAGTCGTCGTGGCCCGCTATGCCGGTATCACGGTTGCACAGATGAACGATCTTCGTTCGAAAATGCGTGCAGCTGGCGGAACCGTCAAAGTCGCGAAGAACCGCCTGGCCAAGATTGCCCTTCAAGGTACGGAGTCGGAAGGGATGTCTGATCTCTTCCAGGGTCAGACGCTCATTGCATACGCGAATGATCCGATGATTGCTCCGAAGGTTGCCATGGATTTCGCCAAGACCAACGACAAGCTCGTTGTTCTCGGTGGCGCCATGGGTGCGACCACTCTCGACGCAGAAGCAGTTAAGTCGCTTGCGACCCTGCCTTCGCTCGACGAGCTTCGTGCAAAGCTCCTGGGCCTGCTTGCAGCCCCGGCAACGCGCGTCGCCACGGTCGTTGCAGCACCGGCAAGCCAGCTTGCACGCGTGTTCGCAGCTTACGCCAAGAAGGACGAAGCCGCTTGA
- the nusG gene encoding transcription termination/antitermination protein NusG encodes MASRWYIVHAYSNFEKKVAESIEEKARQKGLDHLFEKILVPTEKVVEVRRGRKVDSERKFFPGYVLVRANLTDEAYHLIKNTPKVTGFLGSDNKPVPIPDSEAERILSQVQDGVDRPKPSVSFEIGEQVRVSDGPFASFNGVVQDVDEERSRLKVEVSIFGRATPVELEYGQVEKI; translated from the coding sequence ATGGCTTCGCGTTGGTACATCGTCCACGCCTATTCGAACTTCGAAAAGAAGGTTGCCGAGTCGATCGAGGAGAAGGCGCGTCAGAAGGGGCTCGATCATCTGTTCGAGAAAATCCTGGTTCCGACTGAGAAGGTCGTGGAAGTGCGTCGTGGCCGCAAGGTCGACTCCGAGCGCAAGTTCTTCCCCGGCTACGTCCTGGTTCGTGCGAACCTGACGGACGAGGCCTACCACCTCATCAAGAACACCCCGAAGGTTACGGGGTTCCTTGGGTCCGACAACAAGCCGGTCCCGATTCCGGATTCCGAAGCCGAGCGCATCCTGTCGCAGGTGCAGGATGGCGTCGATCGTCCGAAGCCTTCGGTCTCCTTCGAGATCGGCGAGCAGGTCCGCGTGTCGGATGGTCCGTTCGCGTCGTTCAACGGCGTGGTTCAGGATGTCGACGAGGAGCGTTCGCGCCTCAAGGTCGAAGTCTCGATCTTTGGCCGCGCTACGCCGGTCGAGCTCGAATACGGCCAGGTCGAGAAGATCTGA
- a CDS encoding HAD family hydrolase: MLNISAAKVRIGAADVVSFDVFDTLIRRNVDSPRDVFHLMKGAASELSDGHVSDFKTTRVHAEKAALKKAREGGVEEVTFDQIYQEFKKLTGIDDVTISRLQELEVETELRCVDVRIIGRDLFHYAKMLNKRIILASDMYLPRSVILELLDRAGINGYSTLYLSNELMKTKREGDLFVHILQDLRINPSQMVHVGDNPIGDLSSPNALDIATIHLPRSVVNFRKSSEFAVRLAAAGKKRWSLTKSVVDALIADRFFDAADSRTEDSFFRDDPFQFGYTALGPAILGMSFWLYREAKSDRVKKLFFLSRDGLVMKRVFDELFPAEESGIETDYLYCSRRMSRVALIRNRIDLLQPVGRRIFASTLESWLEQNYGVAPGQIDPLVAERHGFSGLDAIIDNNTDRETLSALVVDIEDTLLAIAAGERAALMRYLAEKGVGGGEHAVVDIGYAGTMQEALTTLLRTDLKGYYFAVFNTASGVKNQLDLKGYVSHFGVDDNSSLGICTHRFIYESLICSSEDSVLKMTETEAGVKPVGRPNKLDLRRKCFVDYAHSGVVALAREYKNNSPVAPATSILPPESSTLILDLYLRKPMPKDVPLLYGIAFEDIYGVEKERYLAVEPAIMEQLEPSQIIWKESIAIQSETVQAPPDAPAKKPAKKPAKKPAKKLTATSVLGKAKDAFADKNFTAAAEGFMEVFEMDPRKSNYLRAAAEAYFKAGNRPLAVAKLSQYRKLTPKNRRARYRLWVMRFPTLGKIIGQNEFVLR, translated from the coding sequence ATGCTCAACATTTCCGCGGCAAAAGTACGGATCGGGGCGGCAGACGTCGTCTCCTTCGACGTCTTTGACACGTTGATCCGCCGGAACGTCGATTCCCCCCGTGACGTTTTCCATCTGATGAAAGGTGCGGCCAGCGAGTTGTCTGACGGGCACGTGTCGGACTTTAAGACCACTCGCGTGCATGCCGAGAAGGCGGCATTGAAGAAGGCCCGCGAAGGCGGTGTAGAGGAAGTAACGTTCGATCAAATCTATCAGGAGTTTAAAAAGTTAACTGGGATTGACGACGTCACAATTTCTCGCCTGCAGGAGTTGGAAGTTGAGACGGAGCTTCGTTGCGTAGATGTGCGTATTATCGGACGCGACCTGTTTCACTACGCGAAGATGCTCAATAAGAGAATTATCCTCGCCTCCGATATGTATCTACCGCGATCAGTGATCCTCGAGTTGCTGGATCGTGCTGGCATTAATGGATATTCGACTCTTTACCTGTCGAATGAATTGATGAAGACAAAGCGCGAAGGTGATCTCTTTGTTCACATTCTGCAAGATTTGAGAATAAACCCTTCGCAGATGGTCCATGTCGGTGACAATCCCATAGGTGATTTGTCGTCGCCGAATGCGCTCGACATTGCCACCATCCATTTACCCAGATCGGTGGTGAATTTTCGGAAATCTTCGGAGTTCGCGGTAAGGCTAGCCGCAGCTGGAAAGAAGCGCTGGTCGCTTACAAAGAGTGTTGTCGATGCGTTGATAGCAGATCGTTTCTTTGATGCGGCTGACAGCCGCACTGAGGATTCGTTCTTTCGTGACGATCCGTTCCAGTTCGGCTACACGGCTCTCGGGCCTGCTATCTTGGGTATGAGCTTCTGGCTCTATCGTGAGGCCAAGTCGGATAGAGTGAAGAAACTCTTCTTCCTGTCGCGAGACGGCCTGGTTATGAAGCGTGTCTTCGACGAACTGTTCCCTGCTGAAGAAAGTGGGATCGAGACGGACTATCTTTATTGTTCCCGCAGAATGTCTCGGGTGGCTCTCATCCGAAACAGGATCGATCTTTTGCAACCGGTAGGTCGGCGAATATTCGCTTCTACCCTCGAAAGCTGGCTGGAGCAAAATTACGGTGTCGCTCCGGGACAAATAGACCCACTTGTGGCTGAGCGACATGGTTTCTCGGGCCTTGATGCTATCATTGACAACAATACAGATCGCGAAACTCTGTCTGCGCTGGTCGTGGACATTGAGGACACCTTGCTCGCCATCGCCGCGGGTGAAAGGGCAGCGCTGATGCGGTATCTTGCCGAGAAAGGCGTCGGTGGCGGCGAGCACGCGGTTGTGGACATTGGATATGCCGGCACCATGCAGGAGGCTCTAACTACACTGCTCAGGACAGATCTCAAAGGATATTACTTTGCGGTGTTCAATACGGCTTCTGGCGTGAAGAACCAGCTTGACCTTAAAGGATACGTTTCACATTTCGGCGTGGACGACAACTCGTCCCTCGGTATCTGTACGCACAGGTTCATATACGAAAGCCTCATCTGCAGTAGTGAGGATAGCGTCTTGAAAATGACCGAGACCGAGGCTGGCGTAAAGCCGGTGGGGCGACCGAACAAGTTAGATTTGCGGCGCAAGTGCTTTGTGGACTACGCTCATTCAGGCGTGGTTGCATTGGCAAGGGAATATAAGAATAACTCTCCAGTTGCTCCTGCAACCTCGATCCTTCCCCCAGAGTCAAGCACGCTGATTCTTGATTTGTACCTTCGAAAGCCGATGCCGAAAGATGTTCCGCTGCTCTACGGTATCGCTTTCGAGGATATCTATGGCGTAGAGAAGGAAAGATATTTGGCTGTTGAGCCGGCTATAATGGAACAACTTGAGCCAAGCCAGATCATCTGGAAAGAGAGTATTGCGATACAGTCAGAAACTGTACAAGCGCCGCCCGATGCGCCAGCTAAAAAACCAGCTAAGAAACCAGCTAAGAAACCAGCTAAAAAACTGACCGCAACGAGTGTGCTGGGCAAAGCAAAAGACGCTTTCGCTGATAAGAACTTCACTGCAGCCGCTGAGGGCTTCATGGAGGTTTTTGAGATGGACCCTAGGAAGTCGAACTATTTGCGGGCGGCCGCCGAGGCATATTTCAAGGCGGGGAACAGGCCTCTCGCGGTGGCAAAGCTTTCCCAATATCGAAAACTGACCCCGAAGAACCGTCGCGCTAGATACAGACTTTGGGTAATGCGCTTTCCGACGTTGGGCAAGATAATCGGCCAGAACGAATTCGTGCTGCGATAA
- the rplL gene encoding 50S ribosomal protein L7/L12: protein MADLAKIVEDLSSLTVLEAAELSKLLEEKWGVSAAAPVAVAAAAGGAGAAAAAEEEKTEFDVILTDAGANKINVIKEVRAITGLGLKEAKDLVEGAPKPVKEAVSKAEAADLKKKLEDAGAKVDVK from the coding sequence ATGGCTGATCTCGCAAAGATCGTTGAAGACCTCTCCTCGCTCACCGTGCTCGAAGCCGCTGAGCTTTCGAAGCTCCTCGAAGAAAAGTGGGGCGTTTCCGCCGCTGCTCCGGTAGCTGTTGCTGCTGCTGCTGGCGGTGCAGGTGCTGCTGCAGCTGCTGAAGAAGAAAAGACCGAGTTCGACGTCATCCTCACGGATGCCGGTGCGAACAAGATCAACGTCATCAAGGAAGTCCGCGCCATCACCGGTCTCGGCCTCAAGGAAGCCAAGGACCTCGTCGAAGGCGCTCCGAAGCCGGTCAAGGAAGCTGTTTCCAAGGCTGAAGCAGCGGACCTCAAGAAGAAGCTCGAAGACGCTGGCGCCAAGGTCGACGTCAAGTAA
- a CDS encoding NAD(P)-dependent oxidoreductase, producing the protein MTKRILFTGGSGKAGRHVVPYLVAAGYDVHNVDLVPLESPGVTNLLADITDSGQMFNALSMHRSLPDLDKQPHGHTFDAVVHFAAIPRILIRPDNETFRVNTMGTYNVIEAAVNLGVSKVIVASSETTYGICFAEGDRDFHSFPLEEDYDVDPMDSYGLSKVLNEKTARAFAERFGADIYALRIGNVIEPHEYDLFPAFLADPPLRKRNAWNYVDARDLGQVVKLCIEKDGLGYQVFNAVNDSAVSNLPSRELAARYFPNVPFTREIGEHEGLMSNRKIREVLGFREEHDWRKYVFV; encoded by the coding sequence ATGACGAAGCGTATTCTGTTCACCGGTGGCTCGGGCAAGGCTGGCCGGCACGTCGTGCCCTATCTAGTCGCGGCCGGATACGACGTTCACAACGTCGATCTCGTTCCTCTTGAGAGCCCCGGCGTCACCAATCTTTTGGCCGACATCACCGATTCGGGTCAGATGTTTAATGCGCTTTCCATGCATCGTTCGCTTCCCGATCTCGACAAGCAGCCGCACGGGCATACCTTCGATGCCGTCGTGCACTTCGCGGCCATTCCGCGCATTCTCATCCGGCCGGACAACGAGACCTTCCGTGTCAACACGATGGGCACGTACAACGTGATCGAGGCGGCCGTGAATCTCGGCGTCAGCAAGGTGATCGTTGCTTCGAGCGAGACCACCTACGGCATCTGCTTTGCCGAGGGAGACAGGGACTTCCACAGTTTCCCGCTGGAGGAAGACTACGACGTCGATCCGATGGATTCCTACGGGTTGTCCAAGGTACTGAACGAGAAGACGGCCCGGGCCTTTGCCGAGCGATTCGGCGCGGACATCTATGCGCTGAGAATCGGCAACGTGATAGAGCCGCATGAATACGATCTGTTCCCCGCCTTCCTCGCCGATCCGCCCCTGCGCAAGCGCAATGCGTGGAACTATGTGGATGCGCGCGACCTTGGCCAGGTAGTGAAGCTCTGCATCGAGAAGGACGGGCTCGGCTATCAGGTGTTCAATGCCGTCAACGACAGCGCCGTGTCGAATCTCCCGTCGAGGGAGCTCGCCGCGCGGTATTTCCCGAACGTGCCGTTCACCCGGGAGATCGGTGAACATGAAGGCCTGATGTCCAACCGCAAGATTCGCGAAGTGCTGGGCTTCCGCGAGGAGCATGACTGGCGGAAATATGTGTTCGTATAG
- a CDS encoding AAA family ATPase has protein sequence MAIVVLTGASGAGKTTIAQAVRAARPDMPVLHFDSIGVPETARMISDFGSPEAWQYAMVLEWMRRLKVLRSGASAVLFEGQARLAFLKHAAAAVGGVAYRPILVDCDDQTRRQRLRVNRNQPELATQDMMNWALYLRKEAAEYGADILDTSGMAIDASVARVLARLDQ, from the coding sequence ATGGCAATCGTGGTCCTGACAGGTGCCTCCGGGGCAGGGAAGACGACGATTGCGCAAGCGGTGCGGGCGGCACGCCCCGACATGCCTGTCCTCCACTTTGACAGTATCGGCGTGCCTGAGACGGCGCGGATGATTTCCGACTTCGGCTCGCCGGAGGCGTGGCAATATGCGATGGTGCTGGAATGGATGCGGCGCCTGAAGGTCTTGAGAAGCGGGGCGTCCGCTGTCCTGTTCGAGGGACAGGCCCGGCTCGCCTTCCTCAAGCACGCTGCAGCGGCGGTCGGCGGCGTGGCCTATCGTCCGATCCTTGTCGATTGCGACGACCAGACCCGGCGGCAGCGGTTACGCGTCAATCGCAACCAGCCGGAACTCGCAACGCAAGACATGATGAACTGGGCGCTCTATCTTCGTAAGGAGGCCGCGGAGTACGGGGCGGACATACTGGATACGTCGGGAATGGCGATCGACGCATCTGTGGCAAGGGTTCTTGCCCGGCTCGATCAGTGA
- a CDS encoding peptidoglycan-binding protein, whose protein sequence is MNFEQWLQSRLTAHGYPVGTIDEVIGPVTVNALKAFQKARGVEVTGAADGTTVSFLRMPASTVLPENAVAGRDVQPATEAHQPSGTVWPRQADCMSFYGPVGQRQTTIDIPFDMYLAWDKGTRVRKMTLHEKVAISAGIALNKIAGIYSAAERKSLGIDLFGGSLNVRRMRGGSSYSMHSWGIAIDFDPERNQLNWGRDKARLAQPDAVPFWVAWESEGWLSLGRAKNFDWMHVQAARL, encoded by the coding sequence ATGAATTTTGAACAGTGGCTGCAAAGCCGGCTGACCGCGCACGGCTACCCTGTCGGCACGATCGACGAAGTGATCGGGCCTGTTACCGTCAATGCCCTCAAGGCATTCCAGAAGGCGCGCGGCGTCGAGGTAACGGGTGCAGCGGACGGAACGACCGTCAGTTTCTTGCGTATGCCGGCAAGCACCGTGCTGCCTGAGAACGCCGTCGCGGGTCGTGACGTTCAGCCGGCAACCGAAGCGCATCAACCGTCGGGCACGGTCTGGCCACGGCAAGCGGACTGCATGTCGTTTTACGGCCCGGTTGGTCAGCGACAGACCACGATCGATATCCCTTTCGACATGTATCTCGCATGGGACAAGGGCACGCGCGTGCGGAAGATGACGCTGCATGAGAAGGTCGCGATTTCGGCCGGCATCGCGCTCAACAAGATTGCCGGCATCTATTCCGCGGCAGAGCGCAAGTCGCTCGGTATCGATCTGTTCGGCGGCTCGCTGAACGTTCGGCGCATGCGGGGCGGCTCCAGCTATTCGATGCATAGCTGGGGTATTGCCATCGATTTCGATCCGGAGCGCAACCAGCTGAACTGGGGACGGGACAAGGCGCGGCTTGCGCAGCCCGACGCCGTGCCGTTCTGGGTGGCATGGGAAAGCGAGGGCTGGCTTAGCCTCGGCCGCGCCAAGAACTTCGACTGGATGCATGTGCAGGCGGCGAGGCTCTGA